In Deltaproteobacteria bacterium, the sequence CTCGACCATGGCCGAGAACATTCTGACCTTCGACAACATGCAGCAGGAATTCGAGCAGATGCGCGGCATGGCCCAGGAGGCCAAGTACCAGAACGAACGGTACAACAAGCAGTATCAGGCGCTGCGTTCGCACCTCGAGGTGCAGTTCGAGAAGATGGACAAGCGCCTCGCCGCGCTCGAGGCGAAGGCCGGCATCAAGACCGATCCTTCTCTGGCCGTCGCGCCGGTGCCAACCGACCTCGACAAGGTGCCGGTCGGCAAGAAGTCCGAAAAGGACTTGTTCGCCGAGGCCGTTCTGCTGTTCAAACAGAAAAAATACGGCGCGGCGCAGGGCAAGTTCGGGGAGTTTCTGAAGACCTATCCGCAAAGCGATCTGGCCCACGAGGCGCAGTACCACATCGGCGAAACCCAGTTTCTGGACAAGAAGTACTCCGAGGCGATCCTCGCCTACGACGAGTTGACAACCAAATACCCCAAGAGCAAATTCGTCCCGGCCGCCATCCTGAACCAGGCGGTTTCCTTCGAGCAGATGGGCTCGAAATTCGACGCCAAGCTCTTTTACGAGAAGGTGATCGCCGAGTACCCCAAGAGCCCGGAGGCCGAGATTGCGAAGAAGAAGCTCAGTTTGATGAAAAAATAGAGGAAATCCGCGCGCGCAGAGCCGCAAACCCCCGCGCGAAGGGCATTTCGTTGTTGACAAGGGCGAAACCCTTGTGCTAGGTAAGCGGGCAAGCAGGCGCACGTTTCGTTTTGACTTTTGGCTTAGGCCACTGCAACGGACTCTACCATTAAGGAGGTCGGTTAGATGAGAAAGCTCTTTCCGCTCATGCTCGTGATGGCGCTTCTGGTTTTGGCTTCGGCCTGCGGCAAGGAGCCGCCCGACGCCGAACTCCAGGCCGCCAAGGCCGCCGTGGCCGACGCTCAGGCGTCCGGCGCGGCGACCAACTGCCCCGACAAGCTGAAGGCCGCCGAGGACAAGCTCGCCGAGGCCGAAGCTCAGTACGCCGCCGAGGAATACGACCAGTGCAAGGCGACCTGCCTTGAGGTCCAGAAGCTCG encodes:
- the ybgF gene encoding tol-pal system protein YbgF, encoding MKRIFAVCVAFVAFASVGCLGPKGPDPQIEELKARMAKVEQQSNDTKTSVDQNISTMAENILTFDNMQQEFEQMRGMAQEAKYQNERYNKQYQALRSHLEVQFEKMDKRLAALEAKAGIKTDPSLAVAPVPTDLDKVPVGKKSEKDLFAEAVLLFKQKKYGAAQGKFGEFLKTYPQSDLAHEAQYHIGETQFLDKKYSEAILAYDELTTKYPKSKFVPAAILNQAVSFEQMGSKFDAKLFYEKVIAEYPKSPEAEIAKKKLSLMKK